From the genome of Rhizobium binae, one region includes:
- a CDS encoding FadR/GntR family transcriptional regulator, which yields MRFGCFPGESCGEVKLESEGQGRAESSDSSGRRPRVRRNVTAAIAEDICADRYPSGSPLPRENDLCELYGVSRTVIRESLKVLESKGLVRGKPRVGTTVCDRDEWNILDAEVLDWMGPYIKDFDLLGCILEARRTIEPAAAEYAAERASAQEIADLDKAWRQMRDSAGEPESFTDADVMFHTVLLTASHNQVFRRLSSAIHAALKYALHASNIAVENREDAVRVHGQLVEALRMRDKAGARECANLMLDLAVRDLAAAEKVIGRTK from the coding sequence ATGAGGTTCGGTTGCTTCCCAGGAGAAAGTTGTGGAGAGGTGAAGTTGGAATCTGAGGGACAGGGCCGAGCGGAAAGCTCCGACAGCAGTGGACGCCGGCCGCGCGTACGCCGTAACGTTACGGCGGCGATCGCTGAGGATATCTGTGCGGATCGCTATCCGTCGGGCTCGCCGCTGCCCCGCGAGAACGATCTCTGCGAGCTCTACGGCGTCAGCCGCACCGTCATTCGCGAATCGCTGAAAGTGCTGGAGTCCAAAGGGCTTGTCCGCGGCAAGCCGCGGGTCGGAACGACCGTTTGCGACAGGGACGAGTGGAATATCCTGGATGCCGAAGTGCTCGACTGGATGGGGCCCTACATCAAGGACTTCGACCTGTTGGGCTGCATTCTCGAGGCCCGGCGCACCATCGAACCGGCAGCCGCCGAGTATGCCGCCGAACGAGCCAGCGCCCAGGAGATTGCCGATCTCGACAAGGCATGGCGGCAAATGCGCGACAGCGCCGGCGAACCGGAAAGCTTTACCGATGCCGATGTGATGTTTCATACGGTGCTGCTGACGGCCAGCCACAACCAGGTCTTCCGCCGCCTGTCGAGCGCCATCCATGCGGCGCTGAAATATGCATTGCATGCCTCCAATATCGCCGTCGAAAACCGGGAGGATGCGGTACGCGTTCACGGCCAGCTGGTCGAGGCCTTGCGCATGCGCGACAAGGCGGGCGCCCGGGAATGCGCCAACCTCATGCTCGATCTTGCAGTGCGCGACCTTGCCGCCGCCGAAAAGGTGATCGGCAGGACCAAATGA
- a CDS encoding carbohydrate ABC transporter permease, with protein sequence MSISASSPSHSNNTRWIGRLVIYGLLVIFAILYLMPLFVMLVTSFKTMDEIQGGNMLALPEAPTFDPWIKAWGEACVGLTCAGIKGYFWNSIKMVVPAVAISTIMGALNGYILTKWRFPGHTLVFGLMLFACFIPFQSVLLPMATILGSLGRFGVTLQNATGFSFGFGNSTVNLVFVHVVYGLGFTTLFFRNFYEAFPTELVRAAQVDGASFFQIFRRIMLPNSLPIIVVTVIYQFTNIWNDFLFASAYAGTGDSMPMTVALNNVVNTSTGVVEYNVNMAAAMIAAVPTLIVYILAGRYFVRGLMAGAVKG encoded by the coding sequence ATGAGCATCTCGGCTTCCTCTCCCTCCCATTCCAACAACACCCGCTGGATCGGCCGGCTGGTCATCTACGGCCTGCTGGTGATCTTCGCCATCCTCTACCTGATGCCGCTCTTCGTCATGCTCGTGACCTCGTTCAAGACGATGGACGAGATCCAGGGCGGCAACATGCTGGCGCTGCCTGAGGCCCCGACCTTCGATCCCTGGATCAAGGCCTGGGGCGAGGCCTGCGTCGGGCTGACCTGCGCCGGCATCAAGGGCTACTTCTGGAACTCGATCAAGATGGTGGTGCCGGCGGTGGCCATCTCCACCATCATGGGAGCGCTGAACGGCTATATCCTGACCAAGTGGCGCTTTCCCGGCCATACGCTGGTGTTCGGGCTGATGCTGTTTGCCTGCTTCATCCCGTTCCAGTCGGTGCTGCTGCCGATGGCGACCATCCTCGGCTCGCTCGGCCGCTTCGGCGTCACCCTGCAGAACGCCACCGGCTTTTCCTTCGGCTTCGGCAATTCGACGGTCAACCTGGTCTTCGTCCATGTCGTCTATGGCTTGGGCTTCACGACGCTGTTCTTCCGCAATTTCTACGAGGCCTTCCCGACCGAGCTGGTCCGGGCCGCCCAGGTCGACGGCGCCAGCTTCTTCCAGATCTTCCGCCGCATCATGCTGCCGAACTCGCTGCCGATCATCGTCGTCACCGTCATCTACCAGTTCACCAACATCTGGAACGACTTCCTGTTTGCCTCGGCCTATGCCGGCACCGGCGACTCCATGCCGATGACGGTGGCGCTCAACAATGTCGTTAACACCTCGACCGGGGTGGTCGAATACAATGTCAACATGGCGGCGGCGATGATCGCGGCCGTGCCGACGCTCATCGTCTATATCCTCGCCGGCCGCTACTTCGTGCGCGGTCTGATGGCGGGCGCAGTCAAAGGGTAA
- a CDS encoding adenylate/guanylate cyclase domain-containing protein: MDYSDVSTIAAWVTEQGLKGASEAELMTGFCAACRNAGLPLDRGLALMDTLHPVHEGRAFRWDSVEEIETEFEYGPTSSGEAASNWQRSAFYHLWSGNEREIRRRLGFGDPVDFTMLDKIAEAGHTDFVAMMHRFSEAGTIGEMDCFFSHFATKHPEGFSDHDLAILRKLVPVLGLAIKCIALGRIARTIAEVYLGEDAARQVMEGKISRGKSERISAALWFSDLLNYTKISDRVPPEEIIPLLNDYSEVAISAIHEAGGNVLKLIGDGVLAIFKGEVPAETCRAALSAESLLREKLTALNAARAADGRATTDVYIGLHIGDVFYGNIGSQDRLDFTVIGPAVNEVSRIASMCRSVDLNLLISSDFAAAIPEEERAALACVGRYALRGVQRAQELYTLDSARLNG; the protein is encoded by the coding sequence ATGGATTACAGCGACGTCAGCACAATTGCGGCCTGGGTTACGGAGCAGGGACTGAAGGGCGCTTCGGAAGCCGAGCTGATGACCGGCTTCTGCGCGGCTTGCCGAAATGCCGGCCTGCCGCTCGACCGCGGCCTGGCGCTGATGGACACGCTGCACCCCGTGCATGAGGGCCGCGCCTTCCGCTGGGACAGCGTGGAAGAGATCGAAACCGAATTCGAATATGGCCCGACGAGCTCCGGTGAAGCGGCGTCGAACTGGCAGCGTTCGGCTTTCTATCATCTCTGGTCGGGCAACGAGCGCGAGATACGCCGACGCCTGGGCTTCGGCGATCCGGTCGATTTCACGATGCTCGACAAGATTGCCGAAGCCGGCCATACGGATTTCGTGGCGATGATGCATCGTTTCAGCGAAGCTGGCACGATCGGTGAGATGGATTGCTTCTTCTCGCATTTCGCGACGAAACATCCCGAGGGGTTTTCCGATCACGATCTCGCCATCCTGCGGAAGCTCGTGCCGGTCCTCGGACTGGCGATCAAATGTATCGCGCTCGGGCGCATCGCCCGCACCATTGCCGAAGTCTATCTCGGCGAGGACGCCGCGCGCCAGGTGATGGAAGGCAAGATCAGCCGCGGCAAATCGGAGCGGATTTCCGCCGCACTCTGGTTTTCCGATCTGTTGAACTACACCAAGATTTCCGACCGTGTGCCGCCTGAGGAAATCATTCCGCTGCTCAACGACTACAGCGAGGTGGCGATCTCGGCGATCCACGAGGCGGGCGGCAACGTGCTGAAGCTGATCGGAGACGGTGTGCTCGCGATCTTCAAGGGCGAGGTGCCGGCTGAGACATGCCGTGCGGCGCTTAGCGCCGAATCGCTGCTGCGGGAAAAGCTCACCGCGCTGAATGCCGCGCGCGCGGCCGACGGCCGGGCGACGACCGACGTCTATATCGGCCTGCATATCGGCGATGTCTTCTACGGCAATATCGGCAGCCAGGACCGGCTGGACTTCACCGTCATCGGCCCCGCCGTCAACGAGGTCAGCCGGATCGCCTCGATGTGTCGTTCGGTCGATCTCAACCTGCTGATCTCTTCTGATTTCGCTGCGGCCATACCCGAGGAAGAGCGCGCCGCGCTCGCCTGTGTCGGACGTTATGCGTTGCGCGGCGTCCAGCGCGCGCAAGAACTGTATACGCTTGACAGTGCCCGACTGAACGGCTGA
- a CDS encoding SMP-30/gluconolactonase/LRE family protein, with amino-acid sequence MADNLLYDIRDERFGALVIGSAGLEELYSGCRWTEGPVWFSDLNCLLWSDIPNERMMRWTPDGTVSVFRSPSNYVNGNTRDMQGRLVSCEHGGRRVTRTEPDGSITVLADSHKGKRLNSPNDVVVRSDGSIWFTDPTYGILSDYEGHKAEPEQPTHVYRIDPSSGTIEAVVEDFIQPNGLAFSPDETKLYIADSGSAKHEVPRHIRVFDVVDGRRLTNSRYFCSLDVGNPDGFRFDVNGNLWTSAGDGVHCFSPDGTLLGKVKVPQTVSNLTFGGPKKNRLFITATRSVYSIYTKTNGAQFP; translated from the coding sequence TTGGCCGACAATCTGCTTTACGACATCCGCGATGAACGTTTCGGCGCCCTGGTCATCGGCAGCGCAGGCCTCGAGGAACTCTATTCCGGCTGCCGCTGGACGGAAGGCCCGGTCTGGTTTTCCGACCTCAACTGCCTGCTCTGGAGCGATATCCCGAACGAACGCATGATGCGCTGGACGCCCGACGGTACGGTCTCGGTCTTCCGCTCGCCCTCCAACTACGTCAACGGCAACACCCGCGACATGCAGGGCCGGCTGGTTTCCTGCGAACATGGCGGCCGCCGTGTCACCCGCACCGAACCGGACGGCAGCATCACCGTCCTGGCCGATAGCCACAAAGGCAAAAGGCTGAACTCACCGAACGACGTCGTCGTCCGCTCCGACGGTTCGATCTGGTTTACTGATCCGACCTACGGCATCCTGTCGGATTACGAAGGGCACAAGGCCGAGCCCGAGCAGCCCACGCACGTCTATCGGATCGACCCTTCAAGCGGCACGATCGAGGCCGTCGTCGAGGACTTCATCCAGCCGAACGGTCTTGCCTTCTCGCCCGACGAAACAAAGCTCTACATCGCCGATTCCGGCTCGGCAAAACATGAAGTGCCACGCCACATTAGAGTTTTCGACGTCGTCGACGGCAGAAGGCTTACGAACAGCCGCTATTTCTGCAGCCTCGATGTCGGCAATCCCGACGGCTTCCGCTTCGATGTCAACGGCAATCTCTGGACGAGCGCGGGGGACGGCGTGCACTGCTTCTCGCCCGACGGAACGCTGCTCGGCAAGGTCAAGGTGCCGCAGACGGTCTCCAACCTCACCTTCGGCGGCCCCAAGAAGAACCGGCTCTTCATCACCGCGACGCGCTCGGTCTATTCGATCTACACGAAGACCAACGGCGCGCAATTTCCGTGA
- the dgoD gene encoding galactonate dehydratase: MKITKLTTYIVPPRWLFLKVETDEGIVGWGEPVVEGRALTVEAAVHELEDYLIGKDPFLIEDHWTVMYRGGFYRGGATHMSAISGIDQALWDIKGKALGQPIHSLLGGQLRDRIKVYSWIGGDRPADVANNAKEVVARGFQAIKLNGCEEMQIVDTNEKVEKAVETIAAIREAIGPHIGIGVDFHGRVHKPMAKVLAKELEPYKLMFIEEPVLSENKEALRDIVNHTSTPIALGERLYSRWDFKQVLADGYVDIIQPDLSHAGGITECRKIAAMAEAYDVALAPHCPLGPIALAACLQVDAVSYNAFIQEQSLGIHYNTGNDILDYISNKEVFKYADGFVSIPQDPGLGIEVDEAYVIERAKEGHRWRNPIWRHADGSFAEW; the protein is encoded by the coding sequence ATGAAGATCACCAAACTCACTACCTATATTGTTCCGCCGCGCTGGCTGTTTCTGAAGGTCGAGACCGACGAAGGCATTGTCGGCTGGGGTGAGCCGGTCGTCGAAGGCCGCGCGCTGACGGTCGAGGCCGCCGTCCACGAGCTCGAAGACTATCTGATCGGCAAGGATCCCTTCCTGATCGAGGACCACTGGACCGTGATGTATCGCGGCGGCTTCTATCGCGGCGGCGCTACCCATATGAGCGCCATCTCCGGCATCGACCAGGCGCTGTGGGACATCAAGGGCAAGGCCCTCGGCCAGCCGATCCATTCCCTGCTCGGCGGCCAGCTGCGCGACCGCATCAAGGTCTATTCCTGGATCGGCGGCGACCGTCCTGCCGACGTCGCCAACAATGCCAAGGAGGTGGTTGCCCGCGGCTTCCAGGCGATCAAGCTCAACGGCTGCGAGGAAATGCAGATCGTCGACACCAACGAGAAGGTCGAGAAGGCAGTCGAGACCATCGCCGCCATCCGCGAGGCGATCGGACCGCATATCGGCATCGGCGTCGATTTCCACGGCCGCGTCCACAAGCCGATGGCCAAGGTGCTCGCCAAGGAACTCGAACCCTACAAGCTGATGTTCATCGAGGAGCCGGTGCTTTCCGAAAACAAGGAAGCGCTGCGCGATATTGTCAACCATACCTCGACACCGATCGCGCTCGGCGAGCGGCTCTACTCGCGCTGGGACTTCAAACAGGTGCTTGCCGACGGCTACGTCGACATCATCCAGCCGGATCTTTCGCATGCCGGCGGCATCACCGAATGCCGCAAGATCGCGGCGATGGCGGAAGCCTATGACGTGGCGCTGGCGCCGCATTGCCCGCTCGGCCCGATCGCACTCGCCGCCTGCCTTCAGGTCGACGCCGTCAGCTATAATGCCTTCATTCAGGAGCAGAGCCTCGGCATCCACTACAACACCGGCAACGACATCCTCGACTACATCTCCAACAAGGAGGTGTTCAAATATGCCGATGGTTTCGTCTCGATCCCCCAGGACCCAGGTCTCGGCATCGAGGTCGACGAGGCCTATGTCATCGAACGCGCCAAGGAGGGTCACCGCTGGCGCAATCCGATCTGGCGCCATGCCGACGGCAGTTTCGCCGAGTGGTAA
- a CDS encoding glycoside hydrolase family 2 protein: MRSVVSFNEGWSFHEGFGQRLLESFDAARSVSLPHTAVELPFNYFDEKSYQRAFTYQKVLRWLPEFEGREVSLVFDAAMADSVVYLNGEEIIAHKDGYTPFEARLTGKLIKGENLVTVKVDGSENPAIPPFGGRIDYLTYAGIYRDVWLKVTDPVSIRNLKIETTDVLAPEKSATIRVDIANPEGRSFSATVTATLKQADGTVIATAATETIGDCTRLSFGGLTGIALWDITDPTLYDVTVELRTEHGSDRVSNRFGFRTAEFTPEGFFLNGRPLKLRGLNRHQSFPYVGYAAGRSAQERDADIMKSVLKCNIVRTSHYPQSKWFLDRCDAIGLLVFEEIPGWQHIGDADWQKESIENVRRMIERDWNHPSIIIWGVRINESQDSHDFYVETNRLARELDSTRQTGGVRYITESELLEDVYTMNDFILGNEELPGANRPRTVLRGQQENTGLSRKVPYLITEFNGHMHPTKIYDQEQRQAEHVRRHLEVLNAAYGDPDISGAIGWCMFDYNTHKDFGSGDRICYHGVMDMFREPKFAAYAYISQCDPSDEIVMKPATFWARGERNIGGVLPLIILTNCDEVELQYGGLSKRIGPDRENYPHLPHPPVVLDHRHFTADELGTWGLEWIDGTLTGYIGGEPVTSLTLAADPLPTTLEVVADSSTLKARERDSTRVIIRALDQCGQRLPFMNDSISLKVHGPAKIVGPTNVPLQGGTAGFWLEATGLVGEITVEAVSSRFAPVTFTVTATA, encoded by the coding sequence ATGCGGTCCGTCGTTTCCTTCAACGAAGGCTGGAGTTTCCACGAGGGCTTCGGCCAGCGTCTGCTCGAAAGCTTCGATGCCGCCAGGTCGGTCAGTCTGCCCCATACCGCTGTCGAACTGCCCTTCAACTATTTCGACGAGAAGAGCTATCAGCGCGCCTTCACCTATCAGAAAGTGCTGCGCTGGCTGCCGGAATTCGAGGGCCGCGAGGTGTCGCTCGTCTTCGACGCCGCCATGGCCGACAGCGTCGTCTATCTGAACGGCGAAGAAATCATCGCCCACAAGGACGGCTACACCCCCTTCGAAGCCCGCCTCACCGGCAAGCTCATCAAGGGCGAGAACCTCGTGACCGTCAAGGTCGACGGCAGCGAAAACCCCGCCATTCCGCCTTTCGGCGGACGCATCGATTATCTCACTTATGCCGGTATCTACCGCGACGTCTGGCTGAAAGTCACCGACCCGGTGTCGATCCGCAACCTGAAGATCGAAACCACAGACGTTCTCGCTCCGGAGAAGTCGGCAACCATCCGCGTCGATATCGCCAATCCCGAGGGCCGCAGCTTCTCGGCGACCGTCACCGCCACGCTGAAGCAGGCCGACGGCACGGTGATCGCCACCGCAGCAACCGAGACGATCGGCGATTGCACCAGGCTTTCCTTCGGCGGCCTTACCGGCATCGCGCTCTGGGACATTACCGATCCCACGCTCTACGACGTCACCGTCGAACTCCGGACCGAGCACGGGTCCGACCGTGTTTCGAACCGCTTCGGCTTCCGCACCGCCGAATTCACGCCGGAAGGTTTCTTCTTGAACGGCAGGCCGCTGAAGTTGCGCGGCCTCAACCGCCATCAGTCCTTCCCCTATGTCGGTTATGCCGCCGGCCGCTCCGCCCAGGAGCGCGACGCCGATATCATGAAGAGCGTGCTGAAGTGCAATATCGTCCGCACCTCGCATTATCCGCAGTCGAAATGGTTCCTCGACCGTTGCGACGCGATCGGCCTGCTGGTCTTCGAAGAGATCCCGGGCTGGCAGCATATCGGCGACGCCGACTGGCAGAAGGAATCGATCGAGAACGTCCGCCGCATGATCGAGCGCGACTGGAACCATCCCTCGATCATCATCTGGGGCGTACGCATCAACGAGTCCCAGGATAGTCACGATTTCTATGTCGAGACCAATCGCCTCGCCCGTGAACTCGACAGCACCCGCCAGACCGGCGGCGTGCGTTATATCACCGAGAGCGAATTGCTCGAGGACGTCTACACGATGAACGACTTCATCCTCGGCAATGAGGAATTGCCGGGCGCCAACCGTCCGCGCACCGTGCTGCGCGGCCAGCAGGAAAATACCGGCCTGTCCCGCAAGGTGCCGTACCTCATTACCGAGTTCAACGGTCACATGCACCCGACGAAGATCTATGACCAGGAACAGCGCCAGGCCGAGCACGTGCGCCGTCATCTCGAGGTGCTGAACGCCGCCTATGGCGATCCCGATATCTCGGGCGCCATTGGCTGGTGCATGTTCGACTACAACACCCACAAGGATTTCGGTTCCGGCGACCGCATCTGCTATCACGGCGTCATGGACATGTTCCGCGAGCCGAAATTTGCGGCCTATGCCTATATCAGCCAGTGCGACCCGTCCGACGAGATCGTCATGAAGCCGGCGACCTTCTGGGCGCGCGGCGAGCGAAATATCGGCGGCGTGCTGCCGCTGATCATCCTGACCAATTGCGACGAGGTGGAGCTGCAATATGGCGGGCTCAGCAAACGCATCGGTCCGGACCGCGAGAATTATCCGCATCTGCCGCATCCGCCCGTCGTGCTCGATCATCGTCACTTCACCGCCGATGAACTCGGCACCTGGGGTCTCGAATGGATCGACGGCACCTTGACCGGTTATATTGGCGGTGAGCCGGTAACGAGCCTGACATTGGCCGCCGATCCGCTACCGACGACGCTGGAAGTCGTCGCCGACAGCTCGACGCTGAAGGCCCGCGAACGCGACAGCACCCGCGTCATCATTCGCGCTCTCGACCAGTGCGGCCAGCGCCTGCCCTTCATGAACGACAGCATTTCGCTGAAGGTGCATGGGCCCGCAAAGATCGTCGGTCCCACCAATGTGCCGCTGCAGGGCGGCACCGCCGGCTTCTGGCTGGAGGCGACGGGACTGGTCGGCGAAATCACTGTCGAAGCGGTCTCCTCGCGTTTCGCGCCGGTTACATTTACTGTGACGGCCACCGCCTAA
- a CDS encoding SDR family oxidoreductase produces the protein MAFEGKSALVTGAGSGIGKATALKLAAGGARVAVLSRTESEVQQTCYEIVAAGGQSIALTADTSDEAQMRGAIEGVTKAFGGIDIVVANAGINGVWAPIDDLKPDEWDQTMAVNLRGTYLTLHLTVPCLKVNGGSIVVVSSINGTRTFTTPGATAYTATKAAQVAMVQQLALELGKHRIRINAVCPGAIETGIAANTTMRHREETEVPVIWPEGEIPITNGKKGSSDDVAEMILFLVSDRARHITGTPIWIDGGQSLLR, from the coding sequence ATGGCATTCGAGGGAAAGAGCGCCTTGGTGACGGGGGCGGGTTCCGGCATTGGCAAAGCGACCGCATTGAAGCTTGCCGCCGGAGGGGCAAGGGTCGCGGTCCTCAGCCGCACGGAAAGCGAAGTGCAGCAAACCTGCTACGAGATCGTCGCCGCCGGCGGCCAGTCGATCGCGCTGACCGCCGACACAAGCGACGAAGCCCAGATGCGGGGGGCGATCGAAGGGGTGACGAAGGCCTTCGGCGGTATCGACATCGTCGTTGCAAATGCCGGCATCAACGGCGTCTGGGCGCCAATCGACGATCTGAAACCTGACGAGTGGGATCAGACGATGGCCGTGAACCTGCGCGGCACCTATCTGACGCTGCATCTGACCGTGCCCTGTCTGAAGGTTAACGGCGGCTCCATCGTCGTCGTCTCCTCGATCAACGGCACGCGCACTTTCACCACACCGGGCGCAACCGCCTATACCGCAACCAAAGCAGCCCAGGTTGCCATGGTCCAGCAGCTCGCGTTGGAGCTTGGAAAACATCGCATCCGCATCAATGCGGTCTGCCCGGGGGCGATCGAAACCGGCATTGCCGCCAACACCACCATGCGCCACCGCGAGGAGACCGAAGTGCCGGTTATCTGGCCGGAAGGCGAAATCCCGATCACCAACGGCAAGAAGGGTTCGAGCGACGATGTCGCCGAGATGATCCTTTTCCTCGTATCCGACCGCGCCCGCCACATCACTGGCACGCCCATCTGGATCGATGGCGGTCAAAGCCTTTTGCGATAA
- a CDS encoding arabinose ABC transporter substrate-binding protein, translating to MRLFKAAIVAGAFAILTAGSAFSADVKIGFIVKQPEEPWFQDEWKFADQAAKEKGFTVVKIGAEDGEKVQSAIDNLGAQGAQGFIVCTPDVKLGPGIVAKAEANQLKLMTVDDRLVSADGKPLEDVPHMGISATKIGETVGQAIVDEIKKRGWDMKNVGAIRISYDQLPTAVDRVEGAISVLKSAGFSADNIYDAPQAKTDTEAALNAATTVLNKHADVKYWVAFGLNDEAVLGAVRASESVGIPATNIIGVGIGGAESAINEFKKPSATGFFGTVIISPKRHGYETAMNMYDWIANGKKPAKLTLTSGSLALRGDYEKVRKDLGIE from the coding sequence ATGCGCTTGTTCAAAGCAGCTATTGTGGCTGGCGCTTTCGCCATCCTGACAGCCGGCTCGGCATTTTCCGCGGATGTGAAGATCGGCTTCATCGTCAAGCAGCCGGAGGAGCCGTGGTTCCAGGACGAATGGAAATTCGCCGACCAGGCAGCAAAAGAAAAAGGCTTCACTGTCGTCAAGATCGGCGCTGAAGACGGCGAGAAGGTTCAATCGGCGATCGACAATCTCGGCGCCCAGGGTGCGCAGGGCTTCATTGTCTGCACGCCGGACGTCAAGCTCGGGCCCGGCATTGTCGCCAAAGCGGAAGCCAACCAATTGAAGCTGATGACGGTCGACGACCGGCTCGTCAGCGCCGACGGCAAGCCGCTGGAAGACGTTCCGCATATGGGCATTTCGGCCACCAAGATCGGTGAGACCGTCGGCCAGGCGATCGTCGACGAGATCAAGAAACGCGGCTGGGACATGAAGAATGTCGGCGCGATCCGGATTTCCTACGATCAGCTGCCGACCGCCGTCGACCGCGTCGAGGGCGCTATCTCGGTACTGAAATCCGCCGGGTTCTCGGCCGATAATATTTATGACGCGCCGCAGGCGAAGACCGATACGGAGGCTGCGCTCAATGCCGCGACCACGGTTCTCAACAAACATGCCGATGTGAAATACTGGGTCGCCTTCGGCCTCAACGACGAAGCCGTCCTCGGCGCCGTCCGTGCTTCCGAGTCGGTCGGCATCCCGGCAACCAACATCATCGGCGTCGGCATCGGCGGCGCGGAATCGGCGATCAACGAATTCAAGAAGCCGTCGGCGACAGGCTTCTTCGGCACCGTCATCATCTCGCCGAAGCGTCATGGCTACGAGACGGCGATGAACATGTACGACTGGATCGCCAACGGCAAGAAGCCGGCAAAGCTGACCCTGACCTCCGGCTCGCTGGCGCTGCGCGGCGACTACGAGAAGGTCCGCAAGGATCTTGGCATCGAGTGA
- a CDS encoding DoxX family protein has translation MAKAIAIIVARIIFSFIFFMAAGFKFADIGATAAYITAAGFPMATFLAWVAAIFEIALALAFISGAFFTEASLLAGVYVIFLAFAFHGPSHWQQNQAEFGFFVDHFTFLAGLLFAAVHGPEKWTLRHSLVK, from the coding sequence ATGGCCAAAGCAATCGCAATCATCGTCGCCCGCATCATCTTCAGCTTCATCTTCTTCATGGCCGCCGGCTTCAAGTTCGCCGATATCGGAGCGACGGCTGCCTATATCACCGCTGCTGGCTTTCCGATGGCGACATTCCTTGCCTGGGTCGCAGCCATCTTCGAGATCGCGCTGGCGCTCGCTTTCATATCCGGAGCCTTCTTCACCGAAGCCAGCCTGCTCGCAGGCGTCTACGTCATCTTCCTCGCCTTTGCCTTCCACGGACCATCCCATTGGCAGCAGAACCAGGCCGAATTCGGCTTCTTCGTCGATCACTTCACTTTCTTGGCCGGCCTGCTCTTCGCAGCCGTCCATGGGCCGGAGAAATGGACGCTTCGCCACAGCCTCGTCAAATAA
- a CDS encoding ABC transporter ATP-binding protein, translated as MAFLEISGLRKRFGAVDILKGIDLELEKGGFLVLVGPSGCGKSTLLNTIAGLETITSGDIRIDGRAINGLHPSKRDIAMVFQSYALYPNMTVAGNIAFGMEIRGVPKEERAKAIKQVSDMLQIGHLLDRKPSQLSGGQRQRVAMGRALVRNPQVFLFDEPLSNLDAKLRVDMRTEIKRLHQRMGTTFVYVTHDQIEAMTLATKIAVLKDGVLQQFGTPAEIYNSPANLFVADFMGSPAMNLLAATVENGASGLAVSLERPNGAPLRLPVVAGANGLSAYAGRQVIFGIRPEALTDPDGADRKARSLTEDDCLIEVVEPAGSDTFAVTKLGGKSVVARLRADAGIAPGQNTRLAFNLDKAVFFDPDSQMRIA; from the coding sequence ATGGCCTTCCTCGAAATCTCCGGTCTCAGAAAACGCTTCGGCGCCGTCGACATCCTCAAGGGCATCGATCTCGAACTCGAAAAGGGCGGCTTCCTGGTGCTGGTCGGCCCGTCCGGCTGCGGCAAGTCGACCCTGCTCAACACCATTGCCGGGCTGGAGACGATCACCTCCGGCGATATCCGGATCGACGGCCGCGCCATCAACGGCCTGCACCCGTCCAAGCGCGACATCGCCATGGTGTTCCAGTCCTATGCGCTCTATCCGAACATGACGGTGGCGGGCAACATCGCCTTCGGCATGGAGATCCGCGGCGTGCCGAAGGAGGAGCGGGCCAAGGCGATCAAGCAGGTCTCCGACATGCTGCAGATCGGCCATCTGCTCGACCGCAAGCCAAGCCAGTTGTCGGGCGGCCAGCGCCAGCGCGTCGCCATGGGCCGGGCTCTGGTGCGCAATCCGCAGGTCTTCCTGTTCGACGAGCCCTTGTCCAATCTCGACGCCAAGCTGCGCGTCGATATGCGCACCGAGATCAAGCGGCTGCACCAGCGCATGGGCACCACCTTCGTCTATGTCACCCACGACCAGATCGAGGCGATGACGCTGGCGACCAAGATCGCCGTGCTCAAGGACGGGGTGCTGCAGCAGTTCGGCACGCCGGCCGAGATCTATAACAGCCCCGCCAATCTCTTCGTCGCCGACTTCATGGGATCGCCGGCGATGAACCTGCTTGCCGCCACCGTCGAGAATGGCGCCTCAGGGCTTGCCGTGTCGCTGGAGCGGCCGAACGGCGCGCCGCTGCGATTGCCGGTCGTTGCCGGCGCCAACGGTCTCTCCGCCTATGCCGGCAGGCAGGTGATCTTCGGCATCCGCCCCGAGGCCTTGACCGACCCTGACGGTGCCGACCGCAAGGCGCGCTCGCTGACCGAGGACGATTGCCTGATCGAGGTCGTCGAGCCGGCCGGCTCCGACACCTTCGCCGTCACCAAGCTCGGCGGCAAATCCGTCGTCGCCCGCCTGCGCGCCGATGCCGGCATCGCTCCAGGCCAGAACACACGCCTCGCCTTCAATCTCGACAAGGCCGTCTTCTTCGATCCCGACAGCCAGATGCGCATCGCGTGA